A window of Jatrophihabitans sp. genomic DNA:
CCGTCGGCTCGCTCGCCGCCGTCCTACGTGGGCTCATACTGGGAGAAGCCTTGAGTCGCACCCCGAATCAGTCGGCCAGCCCCCCGGCCGCAGAGCCTCGGGTGAGGTGAGGCATGTCTTCCGAACACGAATCGGCCATCGGGGAGTTCTATTCGGAGTTCCCTTACCCCTGGCGGGTCACCCGGCTTGCCCGAGTCGCGGACGCTAGCCTCTATCCGGCGTTGCTGTCCCAGGAACTGGGCGACTACCGCCATCGCCGGCTGCCGAAGGATGCCAGCATCTGGGTGCCCGGCTGCGGCGTCAACCAGGCGCTGATCATCGCGCTGCAGTATCCGGACGCGAGCGTCATCGGCAGCGATGTCTCTGAGGAGTCGTTGCGGCTGTGCTCAGCCGCGGCCGCGCAGGTCGGCGCTGAGAACCTGACCCTGCGCCGGGAAGGTCTGACCGAGGTCGATCACGACGCGATGTTCGATTACATCGTGTGCACTGGCGTTATTCATCACAATCCCGACCCGAGCGCGCTGCTCAAGCGCATCGGCGCCGCATTGAAACCAACCGGTGTGCTGGAGCTGATGGTCTACAACGAATTCCACCGCAGGGAGATCACGGCGTTCCAGGAGGCCATGCGGCTGATCGGCCGTGATCAGGACCTGTTCTACGCCAAGCGCTTCGCGCGATCGATTGACGCCGACAGCTCGCTGATCTGCCAGCTGCGGGCTGAGATCGATGAGC
This region includes:
- a CDS encoding class I SAM-dependent methyltransferase; protein product: MSSEHESAIGEFYSEFPYPWRVTRLARVADASLYPALLSQELGDYRHRRLPKDASIWVPGCGVNQALIIALQYPDASVIGSDVSEESLRLCSAAAAQVGAENLTLRREGLTEVDHDAMFDYIVCTGVIHHNPDPSALLKRIGAALKPTGVLELMVYNEFHRREITAFQEAMRLIGRDQDLFYAKRFARSIDADSSLICQLRAEIDEPDMQFADTWLNPCEKTFTVQGLSTLAATAGLTLEAPCLSQVGKAADAYTWELSLTDERIRKHVDSLDDVLRWQLSNLLLTDRSPLLWFYARRSDNPIPALTERERDEAFLDTVLKPVSTTERVWLLQKSGGYRELDQSAVVPARSVPDYADLVAAIDGERPMREIYLQLGELPGPRELRRTRIELTTPASPYLVAMT